The Bombus terrestris chromosome 6, iyBomTerr1.2, whole genome shotgun sequence DNA window GGAGTATCCAAGTACGTCGCACAAACATCTTCCTTCGTAGAAGGGAACTACGAACCGGCGCATCCAACGCCAACACATTTTTCTTCTATCTAGGCAACGATCTGCTAAAACGAAAGATCAGAATTCGATACATCGAACGATCGACTAACTTCCTCTTAACAGAAAGAGAGATAAcagggaggaagagagaaagagagagagagagagagaaaaagcacGACGAAATTGGATACTCCGATCGCGCGATCGTGATCTTAGATTTTACGCCAAGACACAAATGGGAAGAACCTTTCAATATCCAGACGTTTCGGTGTATAATCGTTGAACATTGGATGACTCCGTTCCTTCGTTTCCCCCTCAGCCCTCGATCGATACCAGACACCTCGAATTTCGCAGTTTCGACAACCCTCGTCGACTTTCCTCGACCATCTTCCACGGCGTCGTTCGCAGTGTATTTCGTGCATTTTCCATTCTCACGCACGATGCTCGTAAAACGAAAAAATCGACCGCGTGTATACTGCAGGTACTTGGCGCGAAAGTACGCCCTCACGTTGGCGACGATCGTTCGACGAATGGTTTACGAACGATCGCCGACCAGATCGGTACGGGTGAACGATAAAACACAGGTTTCCTCGAAGACAGAGTCGAATCACTGTCGCATCTATAATTGTAATAAGCGTATTTCGTAGAATTGGGCCAAAAAACTAGAACGATACTTTCTCCTGTTGTCTCCGTAGTTATTTAAGCGATCTCAATTCATCGTTTTACTTAGCATCGTGTTCGATCTagcttttatttctttagaagAGATCGGGGAGTAAAGTCGATGCGGGTTTAGATTCTGGTGATCGTGCTCTAATCGTTGGACCAACTCGAGCGAGTATGATCCATGAAACGTGGTGAATCAAGATCTCGAagacaaaaatatagaatggagTATGATGAGAATCGTCGTCGGCGTAGCCGCACGCGATGAAGCTAATTAGGACTTTTAGGGGCGATATTGTCATGAAGAGTACCGTTTTCTCGCGCTATCTTATCGCCTATTTACAACGCAGGTCGGCCCAACGCACGGCAGAGTGAAAATCTCATACGAATCGATCTTATTCGCTCTTCGACGCGATCGATCGCGAAAAAAATCTGATCGATCGCGTTTCCTTCTATATTTAATCGACGACTCGATTGTGAATCAGACACGATTTATTAAACGTTATTGCATCGATAACGCTGATAACTTGGAGAAAGCAATTTTCATCGATTATTCGACGCTAGACGGATTTCGAATACGTGAAATTTTCGCTCCATCTCGAGACGGAGGGTCGTCGAGAAAATTGCCGGTGTCGCGACCCATATGTCGGTTCTTTTTCGTTCTCGTTCGCTTTCCTCCCTTCACGATCGAGATAGATGATACGTTTTGTGCGCTCGATACTAGCACGAaacaccttttttttttttttgcacagTAGAAGCGTAATGCGTTTGCGTAAAACGATCATTTACagatacttttttttataacgaTTAGTTCTTACTCGTTACGCGGTTAAAAAGACTACCCAGCTGCGCCACGGTGAAATCACTAACACGATTTACAAGCTCTAGATCAAACCGTGGCTGGCCTTCCTAATGATAAATTTCTCGCGAAGATGAAAAACAGAAAGTGTTCCTTACGGGCGAAAGAGCCGACGATTCAACAACCGATCTCGATAAAAGAGACAACAGACTAACCGAAACGAAAATCaacctattttctttttcttttagtcAACTTTTTGCTTCGAGAACGCACGATCAAACAACAAACGGACTTGTCCAAAACCTTTACAACACACTTTACACACTGAAATTAACAGTAACGTTTTCAGCATAaagaacgtttaacgttaaccAACGTGTGTTCTCATCGTGAGCACGTCCATTATCGataaaaaggaaataccggaGAAAACGTTTGATGGTATTCGAAACGTTTCAAAatcgcaaagaaataaaatacggCAGTTAAGGTGGTGAACAAATTGACAAAATTATACGATTCGGTAATTACTTCGTGAATTCTCCGTCCCATTTGATTGATATTAACTGTGAAATTGATTTCGAGCTATTAAGCAGCTAACATTCTAAAGCTTTAATAAGTATCatttaagaaataattgaagaaaattGTGCTGGTATCAAGTACAAGATTGCTAGGAAACCCTGAATCGATATTTGAGAGAAACCCCATGGGACGGAAAAGAACGAGTTTCGCTGTGTACGTGAGGCGTATCGTAGGTAAAAGGGTGAATAATACTGATTAAGATAAAGGAACCTTTTGCATAATAACGCGTATGTTTATCGATCGATAATGTACGCGCCCGTGCATACAAATCCGTATACTCTTGCACGATACTTTCACGATGATTAAAGAACACAAGGCGCGTCGAACGAAGAATTGTTTCGACATCGAAGAAGGGACCGATCGAATAGAATTCGTTCGAATGGCCGTGGCCAACGTCACAGATGTCACGAACTCGAGAAAATGCAATAACATTTCAACGTTAAAAGACAGGCTACTACTGCAATCTGCGTAGTAGAACAAAACGTACGTCACAACGATCCTATCCTAATCAGTGTAAAAATCGATCAACCGTAAAACGAAAGATCTCACGCTCGTTCGGCTTGAGCGTTAAAAAAGAACGACGCGCGAAACATGAACATGGACATTTAAAAGAGTTGAAGTCGCTAATCGATCATTCTAAAACGAACGTGACACGAATTACGTAGATTTCGCGAGtcgatgaaaaaaaagaagaagaagaagaaaaagaggaaaaaagacaaGAAGAAATTGCAACGTTTTGGAAAGAAAAGAAGTCGCGTGCCCTTTTCCGAATTTCCCGGTTCTAATGCTAACAGTTACTTGGATAAAAGTCACGCGCGATCCGATGTAACGCGAAATGATTCGATTTGACCGTTCAAATCGCTCCATAACGCGTTTCTAAAACATATTTCTACAGCTTGGAACATGTATGTATACCGCATAAATATTTCCCCACCTCTTTTCCGCGAGCAAGATCCTTTCTCTGTCGTGGCCGATCGTTCGACGAGATTTACAGCGAGCTAACGAAATATCGGTAAAATCGTGGGGCATaggtgaaaaaagaaaggaatttcgattttttaaaaaaaagtaataaaaagtaaAGTAATCGAGTGCATCTTATtctaaaatattcttaatatctCGAAACAGAAAGGGGGAGGGAGGAAGGGAGGGGAAAGGAGGATATGATTTTGGTAATTCGGTGAATACAAGCATAActgaaatatgaaattgatgGGAAACTGATACGCTTTGTcgtcgaattaaaattaaaatagcaCGAtggaattttcaattaaatgcaaaataaaaaaagctaGATAAATTAGAGATGttggaataaaaataatgtttctttctttctatttgtgTTTTTACTTTTTGCGAAACACGACctcgaaatattttattccaacGTCTCGCTCGAATAACTTCACGACTCTTTCAATTGTTGGATATTCGAGTCTGACACGAGGACGCACGACAGAAAAACAGACCAACTGTACGCTATAGCggtgtattaaaaaaaaaaggtggaGATGAGCATAAAGAAAGCGGaaacttaaaaaaagaaaaaaaaaagacagaaaaaaataaaagaagaaaaaaggcacTGGACGACAGGGGAACTAAAACGAAATCGTAATAAATCTCAAGTAAAAAAAACCGTCTGCTCAGTCCGGTGCATACAAAAAAAGTCTTTGTATATACATAAGTATTCCTGTATACAAATGTTTTCCACGTATGTATGTGTAATCCGTGTGTCTATGTAATAtctatacattagtacgtattCGCTCGAACGCGTTTATGTATATAAAGGAGTCTCCCTGTATGAAAAAAAGTAGCCTAAGTAAAAACTGATACGAAAGTACATAATTGGCAGGCCGTGTGTGTGTTTgcgttttatgtattttatcaaCGGAATATAGGCGTGTATAAACCCTACACGGCATATATCGACAATAGAAATAATCTTGGTAACGACTCTCGTAaagataacaataataacagaTTATTACGAGATActcattatcgtatatatcggGTGACTCGAGAAGTTTATGCCGCATTATATTTACCTAAAATGGTTCTACTTGTACGGGTATGTTTAGGCATTATCCAAAACAAATCGCTATTCTGGCGAGAAAAATTAGAATTGCACTCtatgaaaaatactttttaacgagtaaacaaatttatttaataatatcaatatatcGCAAAGTAATATCAAAGGAGATTTTAATGGAAGATTAGGAAAGATCATTAATGATTAATATGTTTCTgccagaaagaaaaaaaggaggaggaaataaaggaaaaacaaaagaagctgTGGAAGAAATTGGTTGATTACGCTTTTCATGCATCCAAAGATACGATTAAAATATTGATCGGAACAACGGTATAAAAATTGGCACGAACTTCTCGGATAACctaataatatatgtacaagCTACAATTTGGTttcctctttccctctttccgcGTGATTCGAATCACTTGCTTGAAACAGCGATTCGATAACTATCTATTGCATCGCGTGCGCGAGTATTCTATGTAAAAAACAAAGTTAACGGAATATGTCTGGCAAAAACAAAATCTGACGAGGTGACTCGTTATCACTTCTTTTCAAGCCATCGATCAATGATATTGTTCTATACACCGTCTTTTCTATCGTCCTTTTTCCATTATTCTGCTAACGAAACAATACGAATACCTTCCTTTCTAAACCTGCGGTTGTCAAAAAACTCAGCATAAACTTGCGCCTTttctagtaaaaaaaaaaagtagttaTTATCGTGTTGATTCACGCAACAGTCTATAAAATCTGTAAGAAGAGCGAAGAACAAGGATAGATTGTTTTCAAACGAACCGATAAAAAACttgaagtagaagaagaatttAAATGCGACTAAACATTTGTAACAACAACCGATGATCCTTGTCtagttttccctttttcttgaCAAGATAACTATCTTAACTCTTCACGTCGATGGTACAGAGAAATGAAACATGATGTATCAAAATGAAGAGATATTCTACTATAGAATACCTACAAAATGTAAATGTTCTGCTTCGATGGAGCTTTCAAGACATCTAGCCTGATTGACACAGTCTTCAATAAAAGGAATGCATTCCAGGAgaaaaagtttataaaatgaatatttaatacatttcacGTGAAGCTATATATTCGCGTAATTTGTTAAACATTCTTTAGAAACCCCTGAAAGCTTTGCGACAGAgtggaaaaaaaaaatatatataaatatatatatatatatataaatatatatatatataaagtatatatatatgtatatataaagtataatatatatatatatatatatatatatatatatatatatatgtatatatatatatatatataatgtttgaTCGAATTATCAGCTGAACTTCGTGTGGAACAAATTACTAGACCTACCTAATATCGtgtttactacttatttaaattaCTAGCGGCTTGCCGATGAGACCAGAAGTAAGACTCGTCGATTCGCTGCCGTCAGTCAACGCTTCACAGCGTGTGTCATGTTGCTACACTTGACGATCATCATTCTTCGTGGTAACGTTTATCGTGGATGGTCATACCATTACCATGTCTTCATCGACACTGATGATCGTCGGAAATGCATTGTCTGCAGAACTTTGCCTCTGGATAGGTCTCTTTCTTACGAGTCCGTCTATTGACAGACATAAAGCAAAAACCATAAATTATAATGATTTAACTTAAGAGAAAAGAATCTAACTTTAATCAGTACTGCTTGCATCTATGTTTCAAAATATCATAAATCtttaatttgtccttattatcataatataaaagataatgatCTACatcatattattttaaaagtatatattagaACATGCGActaaatcttttcttttttacactgTATACACGTGCACGCAGGCAAAAATGAACTGCTTTTTCTGGACGCATACGTGCATAAATAGTATTCGAAAGAtcaaaattaacgaaattataataatttaccgGCAGAAGATGGAAGAAGATCGTCAAGAGATCCATCGTCCAAGTCTGTGGCAGATAGAAGTAGGTCGTCGTCTGAAGAAGCTCTCGTTAGGCTGGGAAGAGTTGAAGTTAGTAGGGCCTTTTCCTTCTGGATTTCTTGTATATGATCGACGAGAAGCGCCTCCTCTTCATCGCCTCGATCTCTCTCTCGATCTGTAGTAACACCTCTGGCAGTCACACTTGGGGTCGCCGCACTTAACTCCTCTGGGCTGAAGATTTTCGAAGATCGTAAACTGGATAAACGATAAGTCGCCGTGTGACAAGCGGATTCGAGTGTATTTATGTCGGCTAAAGTTGCTCGCACGACCCTCAATTTCTCTTGTACGATCGTTTCGACGCAACAAGTCTGCCTGCCAACATCTTGTAAAGAATCTTGCGCGGGCAACGTCCTATTCGTCCTTAGAATGCACGGCGCGAAGACTATTGCTAGGGCTGACGGAGACATTCGATTGTCGACTTCATGAAGCGCTACTCTAGCTAGATGAACGATCAGTCGTTCCATCAAGTCGAAGTTTGGCTTCGGCAGCTTCTTCAAAATTGCAAATAGCGTACTGATTCGATCCCGAGGATCCGTTAAGTTCGCAGCGTGCAGAAAATCATCGTAATACTCGAAAGTGAGGAGAGGCTCTGGCATAtctcgaaagaaacttttcaataCTGCTGCGAGCACGTGTACTTGATAATTCTCAAAGTCCACTTTCTCTAGATCACCTTCGTCCATTTTCACTTTTAATTCCTTCACTTTGGAACTGACACCGCTCTTTCGATATATACCTTCCGTATACAGACCATGCATCTCTATGGTTGTAATTAACCGATCTACCACTATCGGTACTTTACCGTCACCACAGTCCAATTTATACAACGGTACACCGAATATTTTCCGTGAGTTCATTTCGTGCAACGCCTCCTTCCCACATTCTGCTGATGCTTTTATATAACACTTTTTGTGACACGTTAACTTACAATCTaaacataaaaatgtaaatacgaataaataaatgctataaaaaagaggagaaatatGTATACTTACTCTGACAGACAAGTCCTCGCTCGATAGGCCACATAAAGAAAGATGTACACACTTCACAAGCTGTAGGAATGTTTATAATAGTTAGCTGGAACATATGATTACCATGACGTATTGGTTCTTCatgttttcgtttcttttccttcttacgTTTGCTTTTGCTCTGTTTCTCTGGTGCTTCTGTTTTGACTAGCGTCATAAATTCATTCATGAATCCTCTAAATGCATTTACTCCCATCGTCACGGGAAAATCTTCACTGGTATTTTCTTGTTTGCAGACTGTTTCTATTACGTGCAAAAAGTTCGCAATTAAGTCAGTGTATTTGATGTTGCCTTCCACACCTTGCTGAATAGCAACGCTGTAAGTGATCACTAGGTCGTCTTTAAATTTACGCAAAGCCTGCCTAAATACACGATCGACTTCGCTTGGCTTCCTGCCTTCCTCTTGTCCTTCCATTATGTATATCTTCTTCGTAATAAAATCTTGCATGAGAGCTAACTCTTTCGCGTCGGATATAATCTTATCAGTACTGTCAGAGAACGCGGATGTACCGGTTAAGCTGAATTTCGATACCACTACTTGTTTCGAGGCATCGTATGGCGTTCGTGGTGGTTTCCTGTGTTTTCGCCTACCTGGAGTGTTCGCTAATATACATGGCATTTTAAGTACTCCGCCATTCTGAATACATTTGACATGGTATAATTGTTTACAATCAATACATTTGTACCCCTGTGTTACGAACGCATCCATCTTTTCGTGGCAACATACGCACACATCGTCTTTGGCAAACCTTGCTACTTTTCTAAAACAATGACCGGCTAACGTGAAAAGATTGCCTTTCCATTCTAATAGATTCATTCCAGGTGCGAGTTTTAGGTCATTGGGACTTGTATCAGTTCCAGGTTTGTCTTCGCTAAGTCCTGATATTTTAGTCGCTGGGTCCGAATTTCTTCTCCTCAGCTCTAGTGTTGTTATAGCGTTGGATCTCATGCGCTTTCCAGGTTGTTGCATCTTAGATGTAGCTTCATTTTTGTTTACAGGCCAATCTGTTATCGATCTGGATGGTGTATCATGTGGACTATCTTTCCGAGGCCTTATAGTTGTTGCTTTATGTAGGTCACTCTCTTTGATCGTACCCAGAAATAGACTTTTGGTTTCTCCACTGTTGGTTTCTGATACACTCTCGCCCATAGATCGACACTGGACTTCCCGAGTGGGACGATTTCTTCTGGCACTTCTGACAGGCACGTCGGGCTCGCATTTTTCCTTTGGTTTCGAATTTTTCTCCTTGGGCGAAGTTCCTTTCAACAAGGGACTTTTTAAAGCATTTTCATCGTTCACAGCATCTAATTTCATAGATGTATCTCCTTCCGAGTTTTGTCTTCTCAAGTAACtaaaatctttcatttctttaCTGTGGCCATAACCATGATCACGTCTGATAGGTGAAACTGGGACGCTTTCAATCCGCTCGCTCGGTACACTATTATCACTTAATCGACGTTGTTCTCTAGCTGATGAACTATCCATATGAATAAAACGGTCACTATCCAATTTCACATTATAATTCGATGCTTCGTTTGGTTTGTCTTGTTGCACTTGCTCGAACATGTTATCCGCTATACTTCTATATTGAGAAACATTTGGAGAACGCGTCAAGGTTGATTTTTGAGGACCAGGCAGTAAATAATCACTATAATTAATGGACGAAGAAAAGTCTGCTCGGCGACGCCAGACGTCTGAATTTGGACTATGCGTTAAACTCATGTTAGATTGATGGTATGTAATTTCTCGTGGACTTGGAAATGATGGAGTTGTGTTAAAAACAGGCGGAGCACTTTGTACTGTACTCGGAATTTCTGTATCAGTTTCTCCATCGCTATATCCCGTCGATGAACTGTCTGCTCGTTTATTAACAGACGACAATCGGCTCGAAGCATTTACTAAGTTTGTATTTGCGGCAACTACTGGAGATTGATCACAGCGTTTCGTTCTAGTGCTCGGTACCGGTTTGCCATAAGAATTGTCTTGAGATTCAGAACTGTTGCTCACTTGAGATTCATAGCTTCTTAAACTAGTCAAACTTTCCAAGCTACTTTTACGCTCATTAAATTCATCCGAAGGAAAAGAATCCGTGTTTCTTAAGATCGAGCTAGATTCTTGTAATATTCTTGTATTTGGTATAATTTTACGCTTTGAATATGACATACTCGTATCAGCTGTACTATCTCGAAGTACATTATCCACTCTACAATTAACACATATTATTGCGGTTAAGTATCAAAAGTTTTAACGtaaaaaatagatatttatttacCTTGCTGACGTAAGACGATTCTGAGATTCCGTTTTACGAATCGTATTAAATTCCAACAAGCCCTGATCTGTGAGTGACCTGTAAATTAAACACAagcattaataataatacaagtacttgtaaatatacatattatagttTTAATCTCTTTTGCAAGTACTTACTCTTCGCTATTCCTGAGCCTAGGATATACCTTACTGTTATCATATACAAGCTCTCCTTGATTTTGAGTTTCTTTATATTCTCCGATTTTATCAACAAgcaattttttctgtttttttaatTCTGCGAAAGTCTTCCTCGCTCTATTACCGCGAATATGAGCTTGAAACATAATTACACAGGACTTAAGTTTCTTAAACCAACTATGCTGTTTATATGCCCTCCAAGCAGACTGGATGTGAATGACAGCCTCGATTCTAGTACGTAAAGAATGCGCGAATCTTTGGGCAATGACCATCCTCCAAAATGACTGTATTTGCACAACTGCATTTTTCAATCTAAGGAATTTCCTTCTTTCTAAACACGCACGGAACCATTTTTGTATAGTTGTAATGCTTGTAATAATTTGTTGGTGTAATTCAATGTCTAGTTTAATTTTTTCTGATTCTCTAAGAAACACTTTAGTTGTTCCAAGTTGATAATTATCTCTATTTAAATTTAGTGTCAATAGAAAATCTCTAACGTCAGACTGAGAACTTAATAAACCCTTAGGTAATAACATTCTATACAATTGAATAAATTCTTCATATGTTAATCTAACGTTAAATCCAGCTTGTCTTATTCTGACTGTTTCTAACATTCCTGTATATCTTAACTGTCGTTGCACTGTTTCTTCATCGAACTCGTTTGGTACCTTGTTGGCATTGCTTTTAATGCATCTAATGAAGAAAGGGTTTGCTTGGTTTAATGTATCCATAAGACTATGCAGACTTTGTTGAAATTGTGCAGATACTGTCATAGGCTGCTTTCTTGCTTTTCCAGGTCCTGAGCCGTAACTTTGCGTTCTTCCAGCAAGTGTTTTTACAGTTTGTAGATTTTTTAGACCCTTCTTACCCCGTTCTCTTGGTCGAAATGATTTATTTTTCCtgtaaaagtattaaattttaatgtgttattattgaaaattatttcatgaattccttttcctattttttaatttcttatcaaaataaaaaatacacataaattatatgtttaaattttaaaggatattagtattattttagaattatttatatattttgatatttcttttctctaaattattattaaatatcctgACATAGAAAAACAGGAAAAGGAGAATTTATGATTCCTATAATGACATGTATGGCATTGCAAATagtaacaattaattattacaaaCGTACTATGAAAGAGAGATAGCAAACATTTAGCAGAATGTCATTAGAATTTATATGACTAGATTATGACAGCAAGTATAGAGAAGCATACAATATTAAGATTAATTGTGTACAAAAGTAGTTATCTGCAGATTTAGAAGTTTTTAGAAATTCTTAGTAATATAAGGAAATATAGTTTGATAATTGTGCACTAAATAAATACATGGATTAATATGAACTATTAGTGTTAATGATAAGCAATTTGCATTCTTTACGAACTACTAACTTTATGAGTTATGGTTTTCATTAGTACATAAATGTATTCTTataaaaaatttgcaattcgttaaattcataaaaaaatctTATCGtgcaattaattgtaattaattgctAGCAAGAAAGgatatgtttataatattggGAGCTTAATGCTATAGGATCTTTTTGAATTGAATATATATGCTGTATCAACCAGCATGTAATGTAAATTAACCcattcttaatttgtatagaAATTGAATCGAAATAAATGCATtatcgatttttaaatatttcttaattaagttTATTGTAGGGAATAAATGGgtcaatttaaatattattaattcaaaaagtaaaaaaacTACTATTGTGAAATTAACATGCATTAATTGTAGCTAAGATTATGAACAAATAAATCATTAAAATGTGATGACTAAAAGACGACCGGCGATAATGATCGTGAATATTATGGTACATCAAATAGAATGATTTTGATGACCTCTAAAAAATATGTGAAAGCTTCATAAAATAACGAATACTTGTAGAAAGCTGTGTATGACTGCATGGGAAGACCATTAATGTCCTATTGAAATGCTATTACCTATGCACAAAGAAATCCTTCACCCAGAATTACTATAGAGCACACACTACCTTTATTGTAGAGCAGTGAATTTTTGTAGcttaaatattacaatgttaTGGAATATTAAATAGGTGCTGTTTACATACATGACTATTTGATTAGCGCGTTCCATGACGTTTGCTTCGTCTTTTGGAAGCACCCTCTCTAGCGGGTTATGAGTATCCCGTCTGAGTTTATTATTACTATGAGGCTGGTCTTCCCTGCCCCTTATTAAGTAACCCTTCATCGTGGTTACATTTGTCGGGTGTTGCGTTTGATTAATGTTTCGAGATTGTGGCCACGACAATCGGTTGTTGTTTACATTGTCgttgttttcgagttgtatagaAGATAATGTGGTAATGGGTATAGTTGATGGTATGCAGACACTGCGCTGCTTCTGATAGCTTGGTGGACGATTATGTTTGTGCAAACTGAAAAAGTCTCTCATgcttagtttttttttttagtagttttatgtatttaaatagtAACCATATATTGTTCAATATCAGTATttaatttaaacttttaaactTTGCTTGCTGGTGA harbors:
- the LOC100648674 gene encoding unconventional myosin-IXa isoform X2, with protein sequence MDSCISGVVQVFVGEWSPEYEALSIKATKQTSSAEIVECIIERLGLVDASVSNGYELAEVVGNSVGQECKERRLGPCECPVALMLLWPKNAAQQEYYRFYLRKKQPDYLWSDSRFPMDPQLLKDYFNRFLYQPRDKEYPDLCQLPDLNEQTLLDNLRARFLAGNIYTYVGSILIALNPFKFYPIYNPKYVKLYQNRRLGPDIPPHIFAIADAAYHCMLKEKRNQCIVISGESGSGKTESTNFLLHHLTALSQKGSHGSGVEQTILSAGPVLEAFGNAKTAHNNNSSRFGKFIQVNYKENGMVHGAVVQKYLLEKSRIVSQGRNERNYHVFYYLLAGASEQEKQLLHLESCDRYNYLNKSGCYGLENVDERHEFSRLKQSMEMVGFTPEKQRRLFAVLSAVLLLGNVEFQPRKSYHHHDEAVGVKNPEVVALISELLRVKQETLLAALTAKRARASGETLVINYRLPEAIAARDAMAKCLYGALFDWIVLQVNHALLSKKDTLRDHQGNSIGVLDIFGFEDFKMCNSFEQLCINYANEQLQHYFNQHVFQYEQREYRKQGIRWTDIGYSDNSGCLNLIEGKPNGLLCLLDDQCNFPGATNETLLQKFNTVHKDNPFYEAPQRREAAFVVRHYAGSVKYQAANMREKNLDLMRPDGVVGVLKNSSLAFVRELVGADPVAVFRWAILRAFFRAHFAFQEAGRAHRHGRADGTKTSIQNRYRTPNENLISHLVTLSTVNLTINRIAKNKSFRPRERGKKGLKNLQTVKTLAGRTQSYGSGPGKARKQPMTVSAQFQQSLHSLMDTLNQANPFFIRCIKSNANKVPNEFDEETVQRQLRYTGMLETVRIRQAGFNVRLTYEEFIQLYRMLLPKGLLSSQSDVRDFLLTLNLNRDNYQLGTTKVFLRESEKIKLDIELHQQIITSITTIQKWFRACLERRKFLRLKNAVVQIQSFWRMVIAQRFAHSLRTRIEAVIHIQSAWRAYKQHSWFKKLKSCVIMFQAHIRGNRARKTFAELKKQKKLLVDKIGEYKETQNQGELVYDNSKVYPRLRNSEESLTDQGLLEFNTIRKTESQNRLTSARVDNVLRDSTADTSMSYSKRKIIPNTRILQESSSILRNTDSFPSDEFNERKSSLESLTSLRSYESQVSNSSESQDNSYGKPVPSTRTKRCDQSPVVAANTNLVNASSRLSSVNKRADSSSTGYSDGETDTEIPSTVQSAPPVFNTTPSFPSPREITYHQSNMSLTHSPNSDVWRRRADFSSSINYSDYLLPGPQKSTLTRSPNVSQYRSIADNMFEQVQQDKPNEASNYNVKLDSDRFIHMDSSSAREQRRLSDNSVPSERIESVPVSPIRRDHGYGHSKEMKDFSYLRRQNSEGDTSMKLDAVNDENALKSPLLKGTSPKEKNSKPKEKCEPDVPVRSARRNRPTREVQCRSMGESVSETNSGETKSLFLGTIKESDLHKATTIRPRKDSPHDTPSRSITDWPVNKNEATSKMQQPGKRMRSNAITTLELRRRNSDPATKISGLSEDKPGTDTSPNDLKLAPGMNLLEWKGNLFTLAGHCFRKVARFAKDDVCVCCHEKMDAFVTQGYKCIDCKQLYHVKCIQNGGVLKMPCILANTPGRRKHRKPPRTPYDASKQVVVSKFSLTGTSAFSDSTDKIISDAKELALMQDFITKKIYIMEGQEEGRKPSEVDRVFRQALRKFKDDLVITYSVAIQQGVEGNIKYTDLIANFLHVIETVCKQENTSEDFPVTMGVNAFRGFMNEFMTLVKTEAPEKQSKSKRKKEKKRKHEEPIRHGNHMFQLTIINIPTACEVCTSFFMWPIERGLVCQNCKLTCHKKCYIKASAECGKEALHEMNSRKIFGVPLYKLDCGDGKVPIVVDRLITTIEMHGLYTEGIYRKSGVSSKVKELKVKMDEGDLEKVDFENYQVHVLAAVLKSFFRDMPEPLLTFEYYDDFLHAANLTDPRDRISTLFAILKKLPKPNFDLMERLIVHLARVALHEVDNRMSPSALAIVFAPCILRTNRTLPAQDSLQDVGRQTCCVETIVQEKLRVVRATLADINTLESACHTATYRLSSLRSSKIFSPEELSAATPSVTARGVTTDRERDRGDEEEALLVDHIQEIQKEKALLTSTLPSLTRASSDDDLLLSATDLDDGSLDDLLPSSADGLVRKRPIQRQSSADNAFPTIISVDEDMVMV